CACCACTAGAGagacacacttctcgagcatgtgAATCCTGACCATAACCTTCTTCAACTAAGGCACCTAGTTATTATGAGCATGGAGTGATGAGTGATGTTGCCACTAATATGCCCATAGCTATAGTGATGATATGGTGTTAGGTACTCCTACCTCAATCGGTCTTGATTGGTGAGAAAAAGATCGAGGTGAAAAcattatatatacacacacattgaTTTAGAATGTTatatgttttcttttgattttaatataCATGATGAGATTATTGATTTCATACTTGTTTTATTTCTTGTAGTTGGCACATGAGGATAGTGTAACTTTGTGGTATTATTCTATCATAAATGTTAGTATTTTACTTTTGTACATGTCCTAATATTTGTAGTCCATATGCACATTTCTTTAATAGATTTTATTAAATGGTTCACATGGACAAAGTCCAAAACAGCCAAGAAGATATTTACCACCAATTTTAAAACTAATATTTTGGTAGTGGAAAATAATGAAAAATACATTAGCAATGGGGGCTCAAAATAGCTAGCAAATTAACCTTACCACTCACTAGTAATATGGCTCAACATGCATCGATGGAAGGAAATTTCATCCTTGTCATGTTATCATGTGGTCTCCATTTCAAGAGGTGTAACCCTAGCATACTAAAAAAAGTAGAAAAACGTATATTGGAGGGCACTAAGTAGAACTTAATAGTAAGAAACATTGAATTTTTGTTAAGCTCTCTTAGATATCAAAACATTAGGTGTGccaaatttttttatttcattctaCTTTACGTGGTACATTCTCTTCCAAGAACTTAGACCTTAGGAGCTCCATGACACACTAAGCTACAACACACCTACCACTTTTACTTAACAAGTTGGAAGATGTTTGTCTATCACTATCACTACAACAACCTTAGTAGGCATATATGAAAATGTGAAAAGATAGACAAGACATGTGAACTATTTTAAGAACACTACTACACCATGCTATGTGCCTTTTTCATTGTtgataaaaactaaaaaaaaaaccacAGTTAAGCAAATTTTTGAAACGTGGAGATAAATAACTTTCCTGTGAATAAACTGCAACAATGTAGTACTTTGCTAACAGTTACTTAAGGAGAAAAGTAAATATGAGAAACTGGGGGATGACCCCACATTGCAGCGATTAGTTGCAAGCTTCCTAAATGGGAGGTCTTAAGTTCAAATCTCAAAAGcattattcaatataaaaaaaataaaaaattgagaaacTGATCAAGACCAGTAAGACTAATCTAgcattttgtgaagcttttgcataGTTTGTAACAAATTCAACATTGCATTCGATAGCTAGTGCTGCAACATGCGGAATTAGAACAATTCTACACATAAGTTGTCTATGTTACTTTAGAGATAAAACACCGAATGCTTTTAAAATTAGAAAACCATATATAAGATGTTTTTAAGAAACAATTCTATTAATAGACCGCACATTTCTATCATATATCAATGAATTAACTTCAAAAATATTATTTCATGTACTAATGTTGGATCCAAATACAATACAAAAAGCAAGAAACCCTTAATAAATTTTAGCAATATTTATAGAAAAGTAAAAAGATAAGAGAATTCCATGAATGACATGTTTTGCAAAAACCATTTCTCTAATACCATTTGATAACATCCACACTTATAAATATGAAAATAAGATAATGTAGAAGATAGACCACACACAACACAAGAGATGTTTGTAGGGCAAGGTAACATAATATCCAATATATGGagaaaaaaaataacattttaGAGCATATTATTCGCCTTAAGGGAGAAGCCACTCCATATTGTATCTTCAAGAGATCCCAAGCACAATACCAAACATTTTGTACATTCCCCACATTATATCCACCTTCTTTATATAGACATCCTCCTAATAATATATTGGATGGGTAAACCACTAAACCCATGTATGCCTACTCATCACCTTATATAATCAATTGCACTCTATCCAAATGACCCAATATAACTAAATCATGGGATATTTATCAAATAGTCTGACCTGACCATCAATTTATATACATTACAACttatataatcaatttttttcaacaTATTTGTTGATGATGGCTTCAATTTCTATTTTAAATAACATGAATTCTTGTGGGTCCATCCATGTTATCATCTTAAATTCATCAATCTTTCTATTGGGAGGAAGGAAGATAAAACCATTTGACAAGTTTAATCCATTTTCATTCCACTGCATAGTACATACATCCACTGGCCATCCTGATCCAAAGTCAACTTCATTAAATCCCAACCACCTCCAATCACTTAGAAGTATATTACCTTGGTTACTAGAAACATCACCAGTAAATTGGTCTTCATCAATCATTGATTTAAGATACTTGTCAGTTATTGACATCTTTGCTTTCTTTATAATGCTCACTATATATGAAAGAGGTTGGTTCATGAGTTCATGGATGGTAGCCTTTGCACATGCAACACCAAAACCATTTCCATAGTATCCATTTGGTAGTGGTGGATTAAGTGATTCCCTCCCATCTACTGCAAATAAAACATCCATACTTTGTATATATGGAATTTCAAGTGCCTTTGTCCTTGCTCTCCAAACCAAAGCTGTAACAATTTCAAATGTAGTGCAAATTTCTCCACATTCTTGCATAATTACTTGCTTCATACATTTTATTGCCTTAGATTCTAAACTAAGAGAAATTTGAATTGATTCTTTAGATATTGGAGGTGGCCATGAGTCAGATGTACTCCCCCTTTTTTCTTCAATCAAGTCTAAGTCATGAACCAACAACTTACTTGGCTTAAGAAGCTCTCTATCCCATATTGGTTTCACAGAGGGCATAGCATCTCCCCTAGCCATCTCTCCAAGACCTTTGAGAAATTGTCCTAACCCTCGTCCATCACATACACTATGATGGAAGGTCACTGCTACAACAAACCCTCCACATGTGAAATGATTTACCTATAGTAAAAATGATCAAGAAACATTGAATTAATAAAGAaacaaattaaaaacaaaattcaaGTCACTTCAACAACAAACCCTGCACATGTGAAACCATTTACCTAGAGTAAAATTGACCAAAAAACATTATATTAATAAACATAAACAAACTTTAATACTATTGATAG
The nucleotide sequence above comes from Cryptomeria japonica chromosome 11, Sugi_1.0, whole genome shotgun sequence. Encoded proteins:
- the LOC131063160 gene encoding 3'-N-debenzoyl-2'-deoxytaxol N-benzoyltransferase; this translates as MENEGLGELNVKIVDRCLVPPCMPSPQDTLYLSNLDNQPVVRLVFNTLLVYEGCENKLAEPAKTIREALSKVLVYYYPLGGRLRKKEDGKLQLECTGEGVLFVEAMVDNSLSVLRDLEYLKPSFKQLLYTFPFSTDVEELHPMVIQVNHFTCGGFVVAVTFHHSVCDGRGLGQFLKGLGEMARGDAMPSVKPIWDRELLKPSKLLVHDLDLIEEKRGSTSDSWPPPISKESIQISLSLESKAIKCMKQVIMQECGEICTTFEIVTALVWRARTKALEIPYIQSMDVLFAVDGRESLNPPLPNGYYGNGFGVACAKATIHELMNQPLSYIVSIIKKAKMSITDKYLKSMIDEDQFTGDVSSNQGNILLSDWRWLGFNEVDFGSGWPVDVCTMQWNENGLNLSNGFIFLPPNRKIDEFKMITWMDPQEFMLFKIEIEAIINKYVEKN